The following proteins are encoded in a genomic region of Fusarium keratoplasticum isolate Fu6.1 chromosome 9, whole genome shotgun sequence:
- a CDS encoding Pectate lyase produces the protein MKASILAVAATSLLPSAMACLGYTGGVPKPTDHISKSKVIEVKAGEVFDGKWAKYDRGSGACKGQNEGDDKDAVFLLHEGATLKNVIIGKDQAEGVHCKGHCTLEFVWFEDVCEDAISIKEDKAGKESWIIGGGAYHASDKVVQHNGCGTVNIINFYVEDYGKLYRSCGNCKKQCKRNVYIEGVTAKNGGELAGINANYGDTATLKNVCSDAKQKCTMYNGCAGGCEPKKVGACPA, from the exons ATGAAGGCTTCAATTCTTGCTGTCGCGGCCACGAGCCTGCTCCcctcggccatggcctgcCTCGGATACACTGGTGGCGTCCCGAAGCCCACCGATCACatctccaagagcaaggtcatcgaggtcaaggccggtGAGGTCTTTGACGGCAAGTGGGCTAAGTATGACCGCGGATCCGGAGCCTGCAAGGGCCAGAATGAGGGCG ATGACAAGGACGCTGTGTTCCTGCTTCACGAGGGTGCTACTCTGAAGAACGTCATCATTGGCAAGGACCAAGCTGAGGGTGTTCACTGCAAGGGACACTGCACTCTCGAGTTTGTCTGGTTTGAGGATGTCTGCGAGGATGCCATTTCAATT AAGGAAGACAAGGCCGGCAAGGAGTCCTGGATTATCGGTGGAGGCGCCTACCACGCCTCAGACAAGGTAGTCCAGCACAACGGCTGCGGCACggtcaacatcatcaacttctACGTCGAGGACTACGGCAAACTGTACCGATCCTGCGGCAACTGCAAGAAGCAGTGCAAGCGCAACGTCTACATCGAGGGCGTCACAGCCAAGAACGGCGGCGAGCTCGCGGGCATCAACGCCAACTACGGCGACACGGCCACCCTCAAGAACGTCTGCTCCGACGCCAAGCAGAAGTGCACCATGTACAACGGCTGTGCTGGTGGCTGTGAGCCCAAGAAGGTTGGAGCTTGCCCCGCTTAA